A genomic region of Kluyveromyces marxianus DMKU3-1042 DNA, complete genome, chromosome 5 contains the following coding sequences:
- the GSP1 gene encoding Ran family GTP-binding nuclear protein produces the protein MSAEVPTFKLVLVGDGGTGKTTFVKRHLTGEFEKKYIATIGVEVHPLAFYTNFGEIKFDVWDTAGQEKFGGLRDGYYINAQCGIIMFDVTSRITYKNVPNWHRDLVRVCENIPIVLCGNKVDVKERKVKAKTITFHRKKNLQYYDISAKSNYNFEKPFLWLARKLAGNPQLDFVASPALAPPEVQVDEQLMQQYQQEMEQATALPLPDEDDADL, from the coding sequence ATGTCTGCTGAAGTCCCAACTTTTAAGCTAGTTTTGGTCGGTGATGGTGGTACCGGTAAGACCACCTTTGTCAAGAGACATTTGACCGGTGAATTCGAAAAGAAGTACATTGCTACTATCGGTGTCGAAGTCCACCCTCTAGCTTTCTACACCAACTTTGGTGAGATCAAGTTCGATGTCTGGGATACCGCCGGTCAAGAAAAGTTTGGTGGTCTAAGAGATGGTTACTACATCAATGCCCAATGTGGTATTATTATGTTTGATGTGACCTCCAGAATCACCTACAAGAACGTTCCAAACTGGCATAGAGATTTGGTCCGTGTTTGTGAAAACATTCCAATTGTCCTATGTGGTAACAAGGTCGATGTTAAGGAAAGAAAGGTCAAGGCCAAGACTATCACCTTccacagaaagaagaacctACAATACTACGATATCTCTGCCAAGTCTAACTACAACTTCGAGAAGCCATTCTTGTGGTTGGCCAGAAAGTTGGCTGGTAACCCACAATTGGACTTCGTTGCTTCTCCAGCTTTGGCTCCACCAGAAGTCCAAGTCGACGAGCAATTGATGCAACAATACCAACAAGAAATGGAACAAGCCACTGCTTTGCCATTGcctgatgaagatgatgctGATTTGTAA
- the TUF1 gene encoding elongation factor Tu, with the protein MSFLVPRFAVAKAFRPLSVGARAFSSSLRVSAAAFDRSKPHLNIGTIGHVDHGKTTLTAAITKTLAERGGADFLDYSSIDKAPEERARGITISTAHVEYETEKRHYSHVDCPGHADYIKNMITGAAQMDGAIIVVAATDGQMPQTREHLLLARQVGVQHIVVFVNKVDTIDDPEMLELVEMEMRELLTQYGFDGDNTPVIMGSALCALEGKQPEIGEQAIMKLLDAVDEYIPTPARDLEKPFLMPVEDIFSISGRGTVVTGRVERGNLKKGEEIEIVGHNTTPFKTTVTGIEMFRKELDQAMAGDNAGVLLRGVRRDQLKRGMVLAKPGTVKAHTKFLASLYILTKEEGGRHSGFGENYRPQIYVRTADVTVVLKFPESVEDHSMQVMPGDNVEMECELVHPTPLEAGQRFNIREGGKTVGTGLVTRILE; encoded by the coding sequence ATGTCTTTCTTGGTCCCTAGATTTGCCGTTGCCAAGGCCTTCAGACCTTTGTCTGTTGGTGCAAGAGctttctcttcatcattgCGTGTTTCCGCAGCTGCTTTCGATCGTTCGAAGCCTCATTTGAACATTGGTACCATCGGTCACGTCGATCATGGTAAGACCACTTTGACTGCTGCCATCACCAAGACTCTAGCTGAACGTGGTGGTGCTGACTTTTTGGACTACTCTTCTATTGACAAGgctccagaagaaagagcTAGAGGTATCACTATTTCCACTGCTCATGTTGAATACGAGACTGAAAAGAGACATTACTCCCACGTTGACTGTCCAGGTCACGCTGATTACATCAAGAACATGATTACTGGTGCTGCTCAAATGGACGGtgctattattgttgttgctgctacTGATGGTCAAATGCCTCAAACCAGAGAgcatttgttgttggcCAGACAAGTTGGTGTCCAACACATTGTTGTTTTCGTTAACAAGGTTGACACCATCGATGATCCAGAAATGTTGGAATTGgttgaaatggaaatgaGAGAATTGTTGACTCAATATGGCTTTGACGGTGACAACACTCCAGTGATCATGGGTTCTGCTTTGTGTGCCTTGGAAGGTAAGCAACCAGAAATTGGTGAGCAAGCCATCATGAAGTTGTTGGACGCTGTTGACGAATACATCCCAACCCCAGCCCGTGACTTGGAAAAGCCATTCTTGATGCCTGTTGAAGATATCTTCTCCATTTCCGGTAGAGGTACTGTCGTCACTGGTAGAGTTGAACGTGGtaacttgaagaagggtgaagaaatcgaaatTGTTGGTCACAACACCACTCCTTTCAAGACTACTGTTACTGGTATTGAAATGTTCAGAAAGGAATTGGACCAAGCCATGGCTGGTGACAACGCTGGTGTCCTTTTGAGAGGTGTCAGAAGAGaccaattgaagagagGTATGGTTTTGGCTAAGCCAGGTACTGTTAAGGCCCACACCAAGTTCTTGGCTTCCTTGTACATTTTGACTAAGGAAGAAGGTGGTAGACACTCCGGTTTCGGTGAAAACTACAGACCACAAATCTACGTCAGAACTGCTGACGTTACCGTTGTCTTGAAGTTCCCAGAATCTGTTGAAGACCATTCCATGCAAGTCATGCCAGGTGACAATGTCGAAATGGAGTGTGAATTGGTTCACCCAACTCCATTGGAAGCTGGTCAACGTTTCAACATCAGAGAAGGTGGTAAGACAGTCGGTACTGGTCTAGTCACTAGAATCTTGGAATAA
- the GCD7 gene encoding translation initiation factor eIF-2B subunit, with amino-acid sequence MSDINVVIDSFIDRLKRKQVVGSYQAALETLQILMRYVSAIRWTSTDDLITQIKKFGNSLEKAHPYEYTCGNVVRRVLSMIRDEIDEEQNTAEPMISSMFNLLQKPMTDAKVKKTQDTRVDVRQTIVQSIRDLIDEIKNIDDGIQQIAIELIHDKEILLTPTPDSKTVLRFLLKARDRHSRNFTVLVTEGFPNNTAVAHEFAKKLSEHDIETIIIPDSAVFALMPRVGKVILGAKTVFTNGGTISSTAGVSSVCECAREFKTPVFAVAGLYKLSPLYPFDVEKMVEIGGSQHVLPTTENDRVGTVALETINPIADYIPPENIDIFITNIGGFAPSFIYRVVWDNYKQEDVNLEEKI; translated from the coding sequence ATGTCTGATATCAATGTTGTTATCGACTCGTTTATCGACAGACTAAAGAGAAAGCAGGTTGTTGGTTCATACCAGGCCGCTTTGGAAACATTGCAGATACTTATGAGATATGTTTCAGCTATTAGATGGACCTCAACAGATGATCTAATAACgcagatcaagaagttcgGAAACAGTTTAGAAAAAGCACACCCATATGAATATACTTGTGGTAATGTCGTGAGGCGTGTGCTGTCGATGATTAGAGATGAAATCGACGAGGAGCAGAATACAGCGGAGCCAATGATATCCTCGATGTTTAACCTCCTACAGAAGCCAATGACAGATGCCaaggtaaaaaaaacacaggATACCCGTGTTGATGTTCGACAAACAATTGTCCAATCCATACGTGATCTTATAGATGAGATCAAGAACATAGATGACGGTATTCAGCAAATCGCAATTGAGTTGATTCACGATAAAGAGATTCTACTTACACCAACTCCAGATTCTAAAACCGTGCTACGTTTTCTATTGAAGGCTAGGGACCGTCACAGCAGAAATTTTACTGTTTTAGTGACCGAGGGTTTCCCAAATAACACCGCTGTAGCCCATGAATTCGCTAAAAAGCTAAGCGAGCACGATATAGAGACTATCATCATTCCAGACTCAGCGGTATTTGCACTAATGCCTCGGGTGGGTAAAGTTATTTTAGGTGCTAAGACTGTGTTCACTAACGGTGGTACCATATCTTCAACTGCCGGTGTGTCATCTGTGTGCGAATGTGCTAGAGAGTTTAAGACTCCAGTCTTTGCGGTAGCCGGTCTCTATAAACTATCTCCATTATATCCATTCGATGTTGAAAAGATGGTGGAGATTGGAGGATCGCAGCACGTGCTTCCCACAACCGAAAATGATAGAGTGGGGACTGTTGCGTTGGAAACTATCAATCCCATAGCAGACTATATCCCTCCAGAgaatattgatatattcATTACTAATATCGGTGGGTTCGCACCAAGTTTCATCTACCGTGTGGTATGGGATAACTACAAACAGGAAGATGTTAACcttgaagagaaaatataa
- the SEC72 gene encoding Sec63 complex subunit SEC72, protein MLRYDTNTKKLSLKDDADTNQDRINNLNQINRLTTALVAENNPNFQPQPSNETTNMIKNMFQAGMQQAQKKNLPDALKKVDLALQMRNKARKPWEPFAFQLQELQMMLRNRTDLELVSQRNLDAWQDLEMLLSCGLIVPEVFLRLTDCLLKLNLVELAKPCCERGLSLDPSNAQLITLYKDCERRLLELDGDN, encoded by the coding sequence ATGCTACGCTATGATACCAATACTAAGAAACTAAGTCTCAAAGATGATGCTGACACTAACCAAGATAGGATCAATAATTTAAACCAGATCAACAGGCTAACGACAGCTCTGGTTGCAGAGAACAATCCAAACTTCCAACCACAGCCAAGCAATGAAACTACAAATATGATTAAAAACATGTTCCAAGCTGGAATGCAACAAGcccagaagaaaaatttaCCCGATgcattgaagaaggttgaCCTCGCTCTACAAATGCGCAACAAAGCACGTAAACCTTGGGAACCATTTGCTTTCCAACTACAAGAGCTACAAATGATGCTTCGTAACAGAACTGACCTCGAATTGGTTTCCCAAAGGAATTTAGACGCTTGGCAAGATCTTGAAATGCTTCTCAGCTGTGGTTTAATTGTTCCCGAAGTATTCTTAAGACTAACAGATTGTCTCTTGAAGTTGAACTTGGTGGAACTAGCGAAACCATGTTGTGAAAGAGGTCTATCTTTAGACCCTTCAAATGCTCAACTAATAACTCTATACAAAGATTGTGAAAGAAGACTACTAGAACTTGATGGTGACAATTAA
- a CDS encoding ATP synthase subunit H produces MFRAVPLTLRASRGFSTSLIRRNVIQDLYLKELKSVNLKPVTAADAQGAVKPWTAPAAPKIPELELQSADALKEYAAADVETVKEATEQANEVEEGDWLVLEEIEDDHHH; encoded by the coding sequence ATGTTCAGAGCTGTACCATTAACCCTAAGAGCTAGCCGTGGCTTTTCTACTAGTTTAATCAGACGTAATGTCATTCAAGATTTatatttgaaggaattgaagTCTGTGAACTTGAAGCCAGTCACCGCTGCTGATGCCCAAGGCGCTGTCAAGCCATGGACTGCTCCAGCTGCTCCAAAGATTCCAGAACTAGAACTTCAATCTGCTGATGCCTTGAAGGAATACGCCGCTGCCGATGTGGAAACCGTTAAGGAAGCTACTGAACAAGCtaatgaagttgaagaaggtgacTGGTTAGTgttggaagaaatcgaagATGACCACCACCATTAG
- a CDS encoding zinc finger protein (C2H2-type), translating into MYSQQYNSPASLPECSVRRHSSVEIDCRYANNKVLYDLVKDKTIELGALVDRLLQSDALNAVEQRDIQKTIWQIIEKFPGFVPPSSSSSVTAPTMLSPLTNHGKPVVNNPPNSISNYATAGCKNVSTSFSVSSITENSYGAAPITPSNQTFELAPRLSLVNPHYNYSYHIQPRHSFSNERQFSDAQPQNSGSRRSPEHAFSHTNRSRSFVQLPPVKTLLTKDDQMTDDQVMHGYSHRDHLPLQMHVHMQTIKEEKPNIDLSPSISSSSSSSSLNPQAHMTDALDTKRKRPVETGQENAAQSPTSSNVQLSSVITVPRKEKVTTLKKNQCHICGRICSRPSTLQTHLSIHTGDKPYKCPWPSCNKCFNVKSNMLRHYKRHECKSRANQSTSAIRASKTNIVSI; encoded by the coding sequence ATGTATTCCCAGCAATACAATAGCCCAGCCTCACTCCCGGAATGTTCCGTAAGACGACACTCTTCGGTGGAAATCGACTGTAGATACGCCAACAACAAGGTTCTCTATGATTTGGTCAAGGATAAAACCATTGAACTTGGTGCTCTGGTTGACCGACTTTTACAATCGGATGCCTTGAACGCTGTGGAACAAAGAGACATCCAGAAAACCATTTGGCAAATAATAGAAAAATTCCCTGGATTTGTTCCACCctcgtcgtcatcatctgtCACTGCCCCAACGATGCTATCGCCCTTGACGAATCACGGAAAGCCAGTTGTCAACAACCCTCCCAACTCTATCAGCAATTACGCAACCGCGGGGTGCAAAAATGTCAGCACTTCTTTCAGTGTTTCCAGCATAACAGAAAACTCGTACGGTGCAGCTCCGATCACTCCTAGCAATCAAACGTTTGAGCTTGCCCCTAGACTGTCCCTAGTAAATCCGCACTACAATTACAGTTATCACATTCAGCCGCGTCATTCTTTCAGCAACGAAAGACAATTTTCTGACGCGCAGCCTCAAAACTCAGGCTCAAGGAGATCCCCTGAACACGCGTTTTCGCACACAAACAGGAGCCGCTCCTTCGTGCAGCTGCCCCCAGTGAAGACTTTACTGACTAAAGATGACCAAATGACGGATGATCAAGTGATGCATGGTTATTCACATCGGGACCACCTGCCCCTACAAATGCACGTGCACATGCAGACCatcaaggaagaaaagccaAATATCGATCTTTCTCCTTCTatatcatcttcgtcttcgtcatcgtcaCTAAATCCACAGGCCCATATGACCGACGCGCTGGATACTAAGCGTAAGCGGCCCGTTGAAACGGGTCAAGAGAATGCAGCTCAATCACCAACTTCGAGTAACGTTCAACTATCATCCGTGATTACCGTTCctagaaaagaaaaggtaACCACCCTTAAAAAGAACCAGTGCCATATATGTGGAAGAATTTGTTCTAGGCCATCAACATTGCAGACTCATCTTTCCATTCACACCGGCGACAAGCCTTACAAGTGTCCTTGGCCAAGCTGTAACAAGTGTTTTAACGTGAAAAGCAATATGCTACGACACTATAAGAGGCATGAATGCAAAAGTAGGGCAAACCAGTCAACATCCGCGATAAGGGCAAGCAAGACAAATATCGTCAGCATATAA